From Bacteroidota bacterium, one genomic window encodes:
- the nusA gene encoding transcription termination/antitermination protein NusA: MNSLQLVESFSEFKDMKNIDRPTLMKVLEDIFRTIIRKKYETDENFDIIVNTEKGDLEIWHRRMIVEDGMVQNPATEISLTDALVMEPDFQVGEETYEEVNIESFGRRIILAIRQALTQKINELEKDEIFKKYNDRIGDIVTGEVYQVWKKEVLLLDDDGNELILPRMEMIPSDNYKKGDTIRAVVKNVELRNGNPLVILSRTDSSFLAKLMEQEVPEVFDGLIVIRRIVRAPGERAKVAVESFDDRIDPVGACVGMKGSRIHGIVRELRNENIDIINYTNNMSLLIQRALSPAKINSIELDAESKRARVFLSPDQVSLAIGKGGLNIKLACSLTGYDIDVFRDTEEEDYDVDLDEFTDEIEEWMIDELKSIGCDTAKSVLELSVDDLVRRTDLEEETIREIMRILKDEFDGE, from the coding sequence ATGAATAGTTTACAATTGGTTGAATCATTCAGCGAGTTTAAGGACATGAAAAATATTGATCGTCCTACGCTGATGAAAGTGCTGGAAGATATTTTCCGCACCATCATCCGTAAAAAATATGAAACCGACGAGAACTTTGATATTATCGTAAACACCGAAAAGGGTGACCTTGAAATTTGGCATCGGCGCATGATAGTAGAAGACGGCATGGTGCAAAATCCGGCCACAGAAATTTCTTTAACTGATGCATTGGTAATGGAACCCGATTTTCAAGTGGGTGAAGAAACTTACGAAGAAGTTAATATCGAAAGTTTTGGTCGCAGAATTATTCTTGCCATTCGTCAGGCATTAACTCAAAAAATTAATGAGTTAGAGAAGGATGAAATATTTAAAAAATACAACGATCGTATCGGAGATATTGTAACCGGAGAAGTATATCAGGTTTGGAAAAAAGAAGTGTTGTTGTTGGATGATGATGGTAATGAATTGATTTTACCACGTATGGAAATGATACCTTCTGATAATTATAAAAAAGGAGATACCATTCGTGCGGTTGTAAAAAATGTAGAGCTGCGCAATGGCAATCCATTGGTTATTTTAAGTAGAACCGATAGTTCATTTCTTGCTAAACTTATGGAGCAGGAAGTACCCGAAGTATTTGATGGTTTAATAGTTATTCGCCGCATTGTTCGTGCGCCGGGAGAAAGAGCAAAAGTAGCAGTAGAATCTTTTGATGATCGCATTGATCCGGTTGGTGCATGTGTGGGAATGAAGGGAAGCAGAATTCATGGAATTGTTCGTGAATTGCGCAATGAAAATATTGATATAATTAATTACACAAATAATATGTCGCTATTAATTCAAAGAGCATTAAGCCCTGCGAAAATTAATAGTATTGAATTAGATGCGGAAAGCAAAAGAGCAAGAGTATTTCTTTCACCCGATCAGGTTTCATTAGCAATCGGTAAAGGTGGATTGAATATTAAACTTGCATGTTCACTTACCGGATATGATATTGATGTGTTCCGTGATACAGAAGAAGAAGATTATGATGTGGATCTGGATGAATTTACTGATGAGATAGAAGAATGGATGATTGACGAATTAAAATCTATTGGATGCGATACAGCAAAAAGTGTATTGGAATTAAGTGTGGATGATTTAGTACGCCGTACGGATTTGGAAGAAGAAACCATTCGTGAAATCATGCGCATTCTGAAGGATGAGTTTGATGGAGAATAA
- a CDS encoding glycosyltransferase family 39 protein codes for MIKISASKNFYTYLILFFGALGIRILFNSLFPYLHDWDERFHALVAKNMMTHPFTPMLRADPVLPYDEISWTDGHIWRHKQPLFLWQMALSMKIFGVNLFALRLPSAIMGALSVVFIFRIGILFKNKFAGLIAALLFTFSSYQLELTNGVIGMDHNDVAFGFYILASFWCYFEYKASQKKYWIFLIGLFAGCAILNKWLVGLLIFAVWGIELLLQHKKHLRLKHFYPLLQSFIICCIVFIPWQIYILNQFPVLSRYEFNYNTKHLTESVEGMQTNFWYYFQIWHFQYSYYLLPFIAIAFWKLKNKIINTGWISLLFPIIIVYLFFTVITKSKGISYVFIAAPFIFLLVGFGVTQLFIWIKENFNIRWNNTFEVLIILFLIIAVFKPLTNQKYYFKKGGHYLNVENKEAKKYNTAIYKELDSILPENYVLLNCKSFEDIEAMFWSNQNVYQFYPDEENYFQLKQEGYKIAVFVARSNYELPDYIANDPDVLILDKQLK; via the coding sequence ATGATTAAAATATCTGCCTCCAAAAATTTTTATACTTATCTGATTCTTTTTTTTGGTGCACTTGGAATAAGAATACTTTTTAATTCTTTATTTCCTTATCTGCACGACTGGGACGAACGCTTTCATGCATTGGTAGCCAAGAATATGATGACGCATCCATTCACCCCGATGCTTCGTGCTGATCCTGTATTACCTTATGATGAAATTTCATGGACCGATGGACATATCTGGCGTCATAAACAACCATTGTTTTTATGGCAGATGGCATTGAGTATGAAAATATTTGGTGTCAACTTATTTGCCTTGCGATTGCCAAGTGCAATAATGGGTGCGCTTTCAGTTGTATTCATTTTTCGCATTGGTATTCTATTTAAAAACAAATTCGCAGGATTAATTGCTGCATTACTTTTTACTTTTTCTTCTTATCAATTAGAGCTTACCAATGGTGTTATTGGAATGGACCATAATGATGTGGCTTTTGGTTTTTATATCCTCGCTTCCTTCTGGTGTTATTTTGAATATAAAGCATCACAAAAAAAATATTGGATTTTTCTTATTGGTTTATTTGCGGGTTGCGCAATACTGAATAAATGGTTGGTGGGGTTATTAATTTTTGCAGTATGGGGAATTGAATTGTTATTGCAACATAAAAAGCATTTGCGACTAAAACATTTTTATCCATTGCTGCAATCATTTATTATTTGCTGTATTGTTTTTATTCCATGGCAGATTTATATTTTAAATCAATTTCCTGTACTCAGTCGTTATGAATTTAATTACAATACAAAGCATCTTACTGAATCAGTAGAGGGAATGCAAACAAACTTCTGGTATTATTTTCAAATTTGGCATTTTCAATATTCCTATTACCTGCTTCCTTTTATTGCAATTGCTTTTTGGAAATTGAAAAATAAAATAATTAATACCGGATGGATATCATTACTGTTTCCAATCATAATTGTGTATTTGTTTTTTACTGTAATTACTAAATCGAAAGGTATAAGCTATGTATTTATTGCAGCACCATTTATTTTTCTGTTAGTGGGTTTTGGTGTTACCCAATTATTTATTTGGATAAAAGAAAATTTTAATATTCGTTGGAATAATACATTTGAAGTTCTAATAATTTTATTTCTCATTATTGCAGTTTTTAAACCTCTCACCAATCAGAAATATTATTTTAAAAAAGGAGGACATTATTTGAATGTGGAGAATAAGGAAGCTAAAAAATATAATACTGCTATCTATAAAGAACTCGATTCTATTCTACCTGAAAATTATGTACTACTCAACTGCAAATCTTTTGAGGATATCGAAGCAATGTTCTGGAGCAATCAGAATGTATATCAATTTTATCCCGATGAAGAAAATTATTTTCAACTAAAACAAGAAGGATATAAAATTGCAGTTTTCGTTGCAAGATCGAATTATGAATTACCAGACTATATAGCTAATGATCCTGATGTATTAATTCTGGATAAGCAGTTGAAGTGA
- a CDS encoding HAMP domain-containing histidine kinase has translation MKKSRIWIIIGLMSTALLGIIMVQAYWINSTISQKEKIFSFQVQEALKTVTEKSEKHWIATMFQKQLADPGFDSLYAAVSVDDLTAEQILNDSIILQIVKDTKSNEILTQDLKGIRGTIISEGISGSRPTMYLTPMEFNGNISGDPYSTGDELASNILSEIDKQFQLNAGKLNEVMQQMMLEMMSQGITPAEKIDSAYLNKLLLEELGARGIETEFHYGVLVDNKYLFSTQTSDQKTTLINSPYKASLFPGNIFTTSDILLVDFPNQQTYLMSSVKLLLFGSLLFTAIIILMFGYTMQIIFRQKKLSEIKSDFINNMTHEFKTPLATISLAVDAINNPTILGNSEKVKYYSHLIKEENKRMNGQVEKVLQMALLDKNEIAISTDEVDMHDIIQRAVENISLRVAESGGKITTELHAVNCEIVADEVHMMNVISNLLDNAVKYSDDKVEIKITTDSDDKGVHVSIQDAGIGMSAEHQKMIFEKFYRVPTGNLHNVQGFGLGLTYVKAIVEAHNGLISVKSNPGKGSRFNIFLPFNN, from the coding sequence ATGAAGAAAAGCCGTATCTGGATTATCATTGGATTAATGAGTACCGCATTGCTCGGTATAATCATGGTACAGGCGTATTGGATTAACAGTACCATTTCGCAAAAAGAAAAAATATTTAGTTTTCAAGTTCAGGAAGCATTAAAAACGGTAACTGAAAAATCGGAGAAGCATTGGATAGCAACTATGTTTCAAAAGCAATTGGCAGATCCGGGATTTGATAGTTTATATGCAGCAGTTTCTGTGGATGATTTAACGGCAGAACAAATATTAAACGACAGCATAATTTTACAGATAGTAAAGGACACAAAATCCAACGAAATTCTTACTCAGGATTTGAAGGGTATTCGGGGTACAATTATTTCAGAAGGAATTTCCGGTTCTCGTCCAACGATGTATTTAACACCAATGGAATTTAATGGAAATATTTCCGGCGATCCATATTCAACAGGTGATGAATTAGCTTCAAATATTTTAAGTGAAATAGATAAACAATTTCAACTGAATGCAGGTAAACTAAATGAAGTGATGCAGCAAATGATGTTGGAAATGATGAGCCAGGGAATTACACCGGCAGAAAAAATTGACTCTGCATATTTAAATAAATTATTGTTGGAAGAATTGGGAGCAAGAGGTATTGAAACCGAATTTCATTATGGTGTTTTAGTGGATAATAAATATTTATTTTCAACACAAACATCAGATCAAAAAACTACACTTATTAATTCGCCATATAAAGCAAGTTTATTTCCGGGAAATATTTTTACGACTTCGGATATCCTGTTGGTGGATTTTCCTAATCAGCAAACCTATTTGATGAGCTCTGTAAAATTATTGTTGTTTGGTTCGCTGCTGTTTACTGCGATTATTATTCTGATGTTTGGTTACACCATGCAAATCATTTTCAGACAGAAAAAATTATCTGAAATAAAAAGTGATTTCATTAATAACATGACGCATGAATTTAAAACACCACTTGCCACAATTTCATTAGCGGTGGATGCAATTAATAATCCGACTATTTTAGGTAATTCTGAAAAAGTAAAATACTATTCGCATTTGATAAAAGAAGAAAACAAACGCATGAATGGGCAAGTGGAAAAAGTATTGCAAATGGCGCTGTTGGATAAAAATGAAATTGCAATAAGTACGGATGAAGTGGACATGCATGACATCATTCAGCGGGCAGTAGAAAACATCAGTTTGCGAGTAGCAGAAAGCGGAGGAAAAATTACCACAGAATTACATGCTGTTAATTGCGAAATAGTAGCCGATGAAGTGCACATGATGAATGTGATTTCAAACTTATTGGATAATGCTGTAAAATATTCCGACGATAAAGTGGAAATAAAAATTACTACGGATAGCGATGATAAGGGAGTGCATGTTTCCATTCAAGATGCCGGTATAGGTATGAGTGCGGAACATCAGAAAATGATATTTGAAAAATTTTATCGT
- a CDS encoding Fic family protein has product MAKYIYDYKNWTDFSWQDKAINAIFGEVRLMQGKIIGQMHSLGFTVKEEATLTTLSLDVVKSSEIEGELLNYDQVRSSIARRLGINTAGLVPSSRHIEGVVEMMLDATQRHSLPLTENRLFGWHAALFPTGYSGTNKIEVGQYRTGNMQVISGAMGKEKIHYEAVKPELVKPEMDKFLDWCQDENRLDPVLKAAIAHFWFIIIHPFDDGNGRIGRAITDMFLARAEGSGERFYSMSSQILTECKRYYEVLQKVQHSSGDITDWLEWFLHCLKNAMLTTEITTEKILHKAEFWKRHEHTRINQRQRLMLNKLFDGFEGKLQTSKWAKISKTSNDTALRDIKDLIEKGVLQQTNEGGRNANYELVDIKTE; this is encoded by the coding sequence ATGGCAAAATACATATATGATTATAAGAACTGGACAGATTTTTCCTGGCAGGATAAAGCTATAAATGCAATATTTGGCGAGGTGCGGCTAATGCAAGGTAAGATTATAGGGCAAATGCATAGCTTGGGTTTTACTGTTAAAGAAGAGGCCACCCTCACTACATTATCCTTAGACGTAGTAAAATCCTCAGAAATAGAAGGAGAATTACTCAATTATGATCAAGTACGCTCTTCCATTGCCAGGCGTTTAGGCATCAACACCGCAGGACTTGTACCGAGCAGCCGCCATATTGAAGGTGTAGTAGAAATGATGCTTGATGCCACTCAGCGCCATTCTTTGCCGCTAACTGAAAACCGCTTATTTGGTTGGCATGCAGCACTATTTCCAACTGGCTACAGCGGAACTAATAAAATTGAAGTAGGCCAATACCGCACAGGCAACATGCAGGTGATTTCGGGTGCAATGGGCAAAGAAAAAATACACTATGAAGCCGTAAAGCCAGAATTGGTAAAACCGGAAATGGACAAGTTTCTGGATTGGTGCCAGGATGAAAACCGACTTGATCCTGTTTTAAAAGCGGCTATTGCGCATTTTTGGTTTATCATCATTCACCCTTTTGATGATGGAAATGGTAGAATTGGAAGAGCGATCACCGATATGTTCCTTGCCCGTGCCGAAGGAAGTGGTGAACGCTTTTACAGTATGTCGAGCCAAATACTAACTGAATGTAAACGATATTATGAAGTATTACAAAAAGTACAACATAGTTCGGGCGACATAACTGATTGGCTAGAATGGTTTTTACATTGCCTAAAAAATGCAATGCTTACCACGGAAATTACAACAGAAAAAATATTGCATAAAGCGGAGTTTTGGAAACGACATGAACATACTCGAATCAATCAACGCCAACGATTAATGCTCAACAAACTCTTTGATGGTTTTGAAGGGAAACTACAAACTTCAAAATGGGCTAAAATTTCCAAAACCTCCAACGACACAGCCTTGCGGGACATAAAGGATCTGATAGAAAAAGGCGTTTTGCAACAAACCAATGAAGGAGGACGAAACGCTAACTACGAATTAGTTGACATTAAAACAGAATAA
- a CDS encoding PDZ domain-containing protein: MDFQRNIISGFITVVSLIGLTVSAQNQEQVTIKIDANVNGKSIVIDTTIDNMNDFDIQQYLQELGLGDEVAELNININDGPPPPPPPFEMNIDDSSFEEMKMQMQHFECPPIPEMPPMPGTANMMFFNGNKSFLGVVSEKTKGGVIITEVVENSAAKEAGLLVGDVITKINEMTVESTNNLVEIIGDFEPGTAINVTYIRNGKTQTAKTTLKENANYFESNEWEEYGKQWEDWGKEFEMQWNDSTMGMATEKAFLGVHLSEADNGVLIEGTEAGSAAEEAGLMKGDIITALDGISVNNYNAILEIIEAKNPGDDIEITYLRNGKKNTVTTNLKSRKSEIFMWKGDEDSMHPFPMHPAPPCGVHTYAYCMGDSTGKNVNMQIKVIKQSSKEADEKNADDAMNPEILNPETIQFYPNPNNGTFTLKFNLKQNGDTQITIKDIQGATVYNEDLKGFEGSYEKVISLGNNAKGNYLINVTQNGFSATKQIVVQ; the protein is encoded by the coding sequence ATGGATTTTCAGAGAAATATTATTAGCGGTTTCATTACAGTGGTTTCATTAATCGGACTCACAGTATCGGCTCAAAATCAAGAGCAAGTAACAATAAAAATTGATGCAAACGTGAATGGTAAATCTATTGTGATAGATACTACTATTGACAATATGAATGATTTCGATATTCAACAATATTTACAAGAACTTGGCCTTGGCGATGAAGTAGCTGAATTAAATATTAATATAAATGATGGACCTCCTCCTCCCCCTCCTCCTTTTGAAATGAATATAGATGATTCTTCTTTTGAAGAAATGAAAATGCAGATGCAGCATTTTGAATGTCCGCCAATTCCTGAAATGCCCCCGATGCCCGGCACTGCGAATATGATGTTTTTTAATGGTAATAAATCTTTCTTAGGAGTGGTTTCTGAAAAAACAAAGGGTGGTGTAATTATAACCGAGGTAGTGGAAAATTCTGCTGCAAAAGAAGCCGGTTTATTAGTGGGTGATGTAATTACAAAAATTAATGAAATGACGGTTGAGTCAACTAATAATCTGGTTGAAATAATCGGAGATTTTGAACCGGGTACTGCTATTAATGTAACTTATATTCGTAATGGAAAAACACAAACTGCTAAAACCACATTAAAAGAAAATGCAAATTATTTTGAATCGAATGAGTGGGAAGAATATGGTAAGCAATGGGAAGATTGGGGGAAGGAATTTGAAATGCAATGGAATGATTCCACCATGGGAATGGCAACAGAAAAAGCATTTCTGGGTGTGCACTTGAGTGAAGCAGATAATGGAGTTTTAATAGAAGGAACAGAAGCAGGTTCAGCAGCAGAAGAAGCAGGTTTGATGAAGGGTGATATTATTACTGCATTGGATGGAATTTCTGTAAATAATTACAATGCGATTTTAGAAATAATAGAAGCAAAAAATCCGGGCGATGATATAGAAATTACTTACCTGCGGAATGGAAAAAAGAATACAGTAACTACCAATTTAAAAAGCAGGAAATCAGAAATATTTATGTGGAAAGGTGATGAGGATTCTATGCATCCATTTCCAATGCATCCGGCTCCACCTTGTGGTGTACATACCTATGCATATTGTATGGGTGATAGCACTGGAAAAAATGTGAATATGCAAATTAAAGTAATTAAGCAAAGCAGTAAAGAAGCTGATGAAAAAAATGCAGATGATGCAATGAATCCTGAAATTTTAAATCCTGAAACAATTCAATTTTATCCCAATCCAAACAATGGCACTTTCACTTTAAAATTTAATCTAAAACAAAATGGTGATACTCAAATTACGATAAAAGATATTCAAGGTGCTACAGTGTATAATGAAGATTTAAAAGGATTTGAAGGCAGCTATGAGAAAGTAATAAGCCTGGGAAATAATGCGAAAGGAAATTATTTAATTAATGTAACTCAAAATGGGTTTTCTGCAACCAAGCAGATAGTGGTGCAATAA
- the infB gene encoding translation initiation factor IF-2, with the protein MAEDKSIRLAAASKEFNVGVQHIVEFLQKQGYAVESKPTFKLNEEMFYALLKEYSKDKVLKEKADQVNIGLARKIEKQEEEVIVAKKSEPVKTKKEEPKAEIIETPPVKEKPVVEKPVVEEPVKEEVIKAKSEKLVTPKVIDTIEIVDNKGKKKKEEKKPEEKKVEEKVVEEKKPDEKKIEEKKQEEEKPVEEKPQEKTLEPIPVEEEKKPEKIEEPVIQKKQEVVPETKEMEMILTKRVTLTGPKVMGKIEIPQQPDKKSEKKHAPGDDPRKKRKRIKKQQRINVDKVKEDERKQQRARETRKTTTVDPEEQERIIQEQVRNTLAKMSGTAQTGKGKAKAKMRKQVNREKVAIQEELQAAQSNVLQVAEFTSLSELASLMNVPPTDLIMKCFELGMMVSINQRLDAEIIELLADEFNFKLKFINASGNEEDEKDEEDATDTLKFRAPIVTIMGHVDHGKTSLLDHIREANVVAGEKGGITQHIGAYDVVVTGEKHIAFLDTPGHEAFTAMRARGAKLTDIAVIVIAADDEIMPQTREAISHAQAAGVPMVFAINKIDKPGALPERIKEQLAQLNILVEDWGGKYQSQEISAKSGLNVNLLLEKILLEAELLDLKANPDKPAIGTTIEAALDKGRGYTCNIMVQEGTLKNGDMIVAGPYYGRVKAMFNERNQKVAEAGPSTPVLVLGLNGAPQAGEKFRVFANEDEAKSTATRRMQIIREQGIRTKKHITLEEIGRRKALGTFRELNIIIKADVDGSAEALTDSLLKLSTEEVQVNVIYKGVGQITESDIMLASASDAVIVGFQVRPSSSVRHLAEKEGVEIRLYSIIYAAIEEVKSAMEGMLAPKVEEKITCTVLVRETFKISKLGTIAGCYVQEGKITRNTKIRLIRDGIVIYSGQLDSLKRFKDDAKEVTAGMECGLTIKNFNDIKEGDIIEGYEEVETKRTL; encoded by the coding sequence ATGGCCGAAGATAAAAGTATAAGGTTAGCAGCAGCCTCAAAAGAGTTTAATGTAGGAGTTCAGCATATTGTTGAATTTCTGCAAAAGCAGGGCTATGCGGTGGAAAGTAAACCCACTTTCAAACTCAATGAGGAGATGTTCTATGCCTTACTGAAAGAATATTCGAAGGATAAAGTGCTGAAAGAAAAAGCGGATCAGGTAAATATTGGCTTAGCTCGTAAAATAGAAAAGCAGGAAGAAGAAGTAATAGTTGCTAAAAAATCGGAACCTGTTAAAACAAAGAAAGAAGAACCCAAAGCTGAAATAATTGAAACACCTCCGGTAAAAGAAAAACCAGTAGTTGAAAAACCGGTTGTTGAAGAACCTGTGAAAGAGGAAGTGATAAAAGCCAAGAGTGAAAAACTGGTGACGCCGAAAGTAATTGACACGATAGAAATTGTAGATAATAAAGGCAAGAAGAAGAAAGAGGAGAAGAAACCTGAAGAAAAGAAAGTAGAAGAGAAAGTGGTTGAAGAAAAGAAACCCGATGAGAAGAAAATAGAAGAGAAAAAACAAGAAGAAGAAAAACCGGTAGAAGAAAAACCTCAAGAAAAAACACTAGAACCAATTCCGGTGGAGGAAGAAAAGAAACCTGAAAAAATAGAAGAACCCGTAATACAGAAAAAACAAGAGGTGGTACCAGAAACGAAGGAAATGGAAATGATCCTAACCAAAAGAGTAACCCTCACCGGCCCTAAGGTGATGGGAAAAATTGAAATACCACAACAGCCGGATAAAAAATCGGAGAAGAAACATGCTCCCGGAGATGATCCAAGAAAGAAAAGAAAACGCATTAAAAAGCAACAACGCATTAATGTAGATAAAGTAAAAGAAGACGAACGCAAGCAACAACGTGCAAGAGAAACACGCAAAACAACCACGGTAGATCCCGAAGAACAAGAACGCATCATTCAGGAACAAGTGCGCAACACACTCGCAAAAATGAGTGGTACAGCACAAACCGGAAAGGGGAAAGCGAAAGCGAAAATGCGCAAGCAGGTGAACAGGGAAAAGGTAGCGATACAAGAAGAATTACAAGCTGCACAAAGCAATGTGTTACAAGTTGCGGAATTCACTTCATTATCTGAATTAGCAAGTTTAATGAATGTGCCACCTACCGATTTAATCATGAAATGTTTTGAATTGGGAATGATGGTTTCTATTAATCAACGTTTGGATGCGGAGATTATAGAATTACTCGCAGATGAATTTAATTTCAAATTAAAATTTATCAATGCATCAGGAAATGAGGAAGATGAAAAAGATGAAGAAGATGCGACTGATACTTTAAAATTCCGTGCTCCCATTGTTACAATTATGGGTCATGTGGATCACGGTAAAACATCGCTGCTGGATCATATTCGTGAAGCAAATGTGGTGGCAGGTGAAAAGGGTGGAATCACTCAACACATCGGTGCGTATGATGTGGTGGTTACAGGCGAAAAACATATTGCATTTTTAGATACTCCCGGTCACGAGGCTTTTACTGCCATGCGTGCCCGTGGTGCGAAACTTACAGATATTGCAGTAATTGTAATTGCTGCGGATGATGAAATAATGCCGCAAACCCGTGAAGCAATCAGCCATGCGCAAGCAGCGGGTGTGCCGATGGTTTTTGCAATAAATAAAATTGATAAACCGGGTGCACTTCCTGAACGGATAAAAGAACAACTTGCTCAACTAAATATTCTTGTTGAAGACTGGGGCGGTAAATATCAAAGTCAGGAAATTTCTGCAAAATCCGGTTTGAATGTAAATCTGTTATTGGAGAAAATTTTATTGGAAGCTGAGCTACTTGACTTGAAAGCTAATCCGGATAAACCTGCTATCGGAACTACGATTGAAGCAGCATTGGATAAGGGACGAGGATATACTTGTAATATCATGGTGCAGGAAGGTACTTTGAAGAATGGCGATATGATAGTGGCAGGACCTTATTACGGCAGAGTGAAAGCGATGTTTAATGAGCGCAATCAAAAAGTTGCTGAAGCCGGTCCTTCAACACCGGTTTTAGTATTGGGTTTAAATGGCGCTCCTCAAGCAGGTGAAAAATTCAGAGTATTTGCAAATGAGGATGAAGCAAAATCTACTGCTACCCGTCGCATGCAAATAATTCGTGAACAAGGAATTCGCACCAAGAAACATATTACGCTAGAAGAAATCGGACGTCGTAAAGCATTGGGTACTTTCCGTGAATTGAATATTATTATCAAGGCCGATGTGGATGGTTCTGCTGAAGCATTGACTGATAGCTTACTGAAACTTTCTACTGAAGAAGTTCAGGTGAATGTTATTTATAAAGGTGTTGGTCAAATTACAGAAAGTGATATTATGCTTGCTTCTGCATCCGATGCAGTAATCGTTGGTTTCCAGGTGAGGCCTTCAAGTTCTGTACGTCATCTTGCTGAAAAAGAAGGTGTAGAAATTCGCTTGTACAGCATTATTTATGCTGCAATTGAAGAAGTGAAGAGTGCAATGGAAGGTATGCTTGCACCAAAAGTGGAAGAGAAAATTACCTGTACTGTATTAGTGAGAGAAACATTTAAAATTAGTAAGCTCGGCACAATTGCAGGATGTTATGTTCAGGAAGGAAAAATTACACGCAATACGAAAATACGTTTGATACGTGATGGTATAGTTATCTATTCAGGTCAGTTAGATTCCTTGAAACGATTTAAAGATGATGCTAAAGAAGTAACTGCAGGTATGGAATGCGGACTTACCATTAAAAACTTCAACGATATTAAAGAAGGTGATATTATTGAAGGTTATGAGGAAGTGGAAACTAAGAGAACGCTTTAA